Proteins from one Mus caroli unplaced genomic scaffold, CAROLI_EIJ_v1.1 scaffold_16688_1, whole genome shotgun sequence genomic window:
- the LOC110287619 gene encoding beta-defensin 3-like — MRIHCLLFTFLLVLLSPLAAFSQKINNTVSCLRKGGKCWNWFIGNTHQIGSCGVPFLKCCKR; from the exons ATGAGGATCCATTGCCTTCTCTTCACTTTTCTCCTGGTGCTGCTGTCTCCACTTGCAG CTTTTAGCCAAAAAATCAACAATACAGTAAGTTGTTTGAGGAAAGGAGGCAAATGCTGGAATTGGTTCATTGGCAATACTCATCAGATTGGGAGTTGTGGAGTTCCTTTCCTCAAATGCTGCAAGAGATAA